One window of the Burkholderia sp. FERM BP-3421 genome contains the following:
- a CDS encoding type VI secretion system baseplate subunit TssG: MRRVEVLERELGGPPRRARRSPAWLRIEQSADMRFASTEVANVTVEQTRFVDADDHPRVKITQRHFGLFAPFGPLPLHVTEHAMQEKRFERNAAFERFVNVACGDLAWLHYSAWSAMHPVLGYERARNPFVERVTTLANAARRSGEASPDRDAQACRRAFPGVYCAPRRSLGDLRRMLAGYFRVPLRILPRHGRWIPVPPAPRGGRRLGGWRLGARIWDVQHSMEIVIGPIEAEEFHRWQRRSAAVMAVCAVATDFVDGRIDPVIKVEVRTRPELAGKVGRMRIGVDAWSRPDHALRTLTIYESFRN; the protein is encoded by the coding sequence ATGCGCCGCGTCGAGGTGCTGGAGCGGGAACTGGGCGGGCCGCCGCGGCGCGCGCGGCGCAGCCCCGCGTGGCTGCGCATCGAGCAGTCGGCCGACATGCGCTTCGCGAGCACCGAGGTGGCGAACGTGACGGTCGAGCAGACCCGCTTCGTCGACGCGGACGATCACCCGCGGGTCAAGATCACCCAGCGGCACTTCGGCCTGTTCGCGCCATTCGGTCCGCTGCCGTTGCACGTGACCGAACACGCCATGCAGGAGAAGCGTTTCGAGCGCAATGCGGCGTTCGAGCGCTTCGTCAACGTGGCCTGCGGCGATCTGGCGTGGCTGCATTACAGCGCCTGGTCGGCGATGCACCCGGTGCTGGGCTACGAGCGTGCGCGCAATCCGTTCGTCGAACGGGTCACCACGCTCGCGAACGCGGCTCGTCGATCCGGCGAGGCCTCGCCGGATCGGGACGCCCAAGCGTGCCGGCGCGCGTTTCCCGGCGTGTATTGCGCGCCGCGGCGCTCGCTCGGCGACCTGCGGCGGATGCTGGCCGGCTACTTTCGCGTGCCGCTGCGGATCCTGCCGCGCCACGGACGCTGGATTCCGGTGCCGCCGGCTCCGCGCGGCGGCCGGCGGCTGGGCGGCTGGCGGCTCGGCGCGCGGATCTGGGATGTCCAGCATTCGATGGAGATCGTGATCGGCCCGATCGAGGCCGAGGAGTTTCACCGTTGGCAACGCCGGTCGGCGGCCGTGATGGCGGTATGCGCGGTCGCGACGGACTTTGTGGACGGAAGGATCGACCCTGTCATCAAGGTCGAAGTACGAACGCGCCCTGAGCTGGCGGGGAAAGTCGGGCGCATGCGCATCGGCGTCGATGCGTGGTCGCGGCCGGATCATGCGCTGCGCACGCTGACTATCTACGAATCTTTTCGGAACTAA